Proteins found in one Diorhabda carinulata isolate Delta chromosome 11, icDioCari1.1, whole genome shotgun sequence genomic segment:
- the LOC130899525 gene encoding uncharacterized protein LOC130899525, whose translation MAAKFIFLVLIAAMWLFATVDCNPQGGFGGQGGGFGGQGGGFGRQGGGFGGQSGGFGGPGGGQSGGFGGQSGGQRGGFGGGQSGGFGRQGGGFGGQGGGFGGRGGGF comes from the exons ATGGCtgctaaatttatttttttg gTATTGATTGCGGCCATGTGGTTATTCGCAACCGTGGACTGTAATCCGCAAGGCGGCTTCGGTGGACAAGGTGGTGGATTTGGGGGACAAGGAGGAGGATTTGGAAGACAAGGAGGCGGATTCGGAGGACAGAGTGGTGGATTTGGAGGACCAGGAGGTGGACAAAGTGGTGGTTTTGGAGGACAAAGTGGTGGACAAAGAGGCGGATTTGGAGGGGGACAAAGTGGTGGTTTTGGAAGACAAGGCGGCGGTTTCGGAGGACAAGGAGGTGGTTTTGGAGGTCGTGGAGGTGGATTTTAA